In the genome of archaeon BMS3Bbin15, one region contains:
- the korB_2 gene encoding 2-oxoglutarate oxidoreductase subunit KorB — MKLDTDAKIVWCPGCGNYSILKAFKNAVSELPQTFEPEKMVIVSGVGCHGKIANYINLSSFHGIHGRVPSLMAGIKLANSELTVVGFSGDGDTYNEGLVHLIHAAKKNINATLIVHNNKVYGLTTGQASATSPRGFKGKSTPEGNPEDPLNTVALMLVSGAGFVARAFPGDIKHLTEIIKQAIMHRGFSFIDVLQPCVTFNNTWDYYRKSVYKIEKTPSTLDEAIKLAYSSTPSKIPIGIFYQKDKKTFEELVRVEETGVGVEKVLESME, encoded by the coding sequence GATGTGGCAATTATTCAATTCTCAAAGCTTTTAAGAATGCGGTTAGTGAACTTCCTCAGACATTTGAACCAGAGAAGATGGTGATAGTGTCTGGAGTAGGGTGCCACGGTAAGATAGCCAATTATATTAACCTCAGCAGCTTTCATGGCATTCATGGAAGAGTACCTTCACTAATGGCAGGAATAAAGCTGGCAAACTCTGAGCTGACAGTTGTGGGTTTTTCTGGCGATGGAGACACCTACAATGAAGGTCTTGTACATCTGATTCATGCAGCCAAAAAAAATATAAACGCCACTCTGATAGTGCATAACAACAAGGTTTACGGACTTACTACCGGACAGGCTTCGGCAACAAGCCCGAGAGGATTCAAAGGAAAAAGCACTCCAGAAGGAAATCCCGAGGACCCCCTAAATACTGTTGCACTTATGCTGGTTTCCGGGGCAGGTTTTGTTGCAAGAGCATTCCCTGGAGATATCAAGCATCTCACTGAGATTATAAAGCAGGCAATCATGCACAGAGGCTTTTCCTTTATTGATGTCCTCCAGCCCTGTGTTACGTTCAACAATACCTGGGACTACTATAGAAAAAGTGTATATAAGATAGAGAAGACACCCTCAACTCTGGATGAGGCTATCAAACTTGCATATTCATCTACCCCATCTAAAATTCCTATAGGAATATTCTACCAGAAGGATAAAAAAACTTTCGAGGAACTCGTCCGTGTTGAAGAAACAGGAGTAGGGGTTGAAAAGGTTCTCGAATCAATGGAATAA
- the ubiE_4 gene encoding demethylmenaquinone methyltransferase gives MHKFDASRAGLLDNEERRKFLPPEDILRKIGVREDTIFADIGCGTGYFTIPAAKMAERGNVFAIDMQEDMLELLKKKISGEKNITIVSSTEDKIPLPGESVDIAFMANVLHEIDGDGTLREAHRILRHGGILVVVDWKKEKAEIGPPMEHRLSLKEAELKIKEVGLSPKDSFEIQPYHYCIVARK, from the coding sequence ATGCATAAGTTTGATGCCAGTAGGGCAGGTCTACTTGACAACGAAGAAAGAAGGAAGTTTCTACCTCCTGAGGATATCCTGAGGAAGATAGGTGTGAGGGAAGACACAATCTTTGCAGATATAGGGTGTGGTACAGGCTACTTCACAATACCTGCTGCTAAAATGGCAGAGAGAGGAAATGTATTTGCCATTGACATGCAGGAAGACATGCTTGAGCTGTTGAAGAAAAAAATCAGCGGGGAGAAAAATATAACCATTGTCAGCTCAACCGAAGACAAAATCCCACTTCCAGGTGAATCTGTGGACATAGCTTTCATGGCTAATGTGCTTCATGAGATTGATGGAGATGGAACACTGAGAGAAGCTCATCGTATTCTCAGGCATGGGGGTATACTGGTGGTTGTGGACTGGAAGAAGGAGAAGGCGGAAATAGGGCCTCCTATGGAACACAGACTTTCCTTAAAAGAGGCAGAATTGAAAATAAAAGAAGTGGGGCTTTCACCGAAGGATAGCTTTGAAATACAGCCCTATCATTACTGTATAGTTGCCAGGAAGTAA
- the hrp1_5 gene encoding hypoxic response protein 1, with product MKRVEGAMTKYVITVPKDTTLSEAARKMKKFKIGCLVVVENNRPIGIITERDLAYKIVAEERDPGEAINSTMSTDLIFIQKEASLKDAAIKMAGHTIKRLLVGSQDNLEGIISITDVVKVERIGEDPRSYSFT from the coding sequence ATGAAGCGAGTGGAAGGTGCCATGACAAAGTATGTAATAACAGTTCCAAAAGATACAACTCTCAGCGAAGCTGCAAGAAAAATGAAGAAATTCAAAATAGGCTGTCTCGTCGTTGTGGAGAATAACAGACCCATAGGTATAATAACAGAGAGAGACCTTGCATATAAGATTGTAGCTGAAGAACGAGACCCTGGCGAGGCTATAAATTCAACCATGAGCACAGATTTGATTTTCATCCAGAAAGAAGCAAGTCTTAAGGATGCTGCAATAAAAATGGCGGGACATACGATAAAAAGGCTTCTTGTCGGAAGCCAGGATAATCTCGAGGGTATTATTAGCATTACAGATGTTGTTAAGGTTGAAAGGATAGGGGAAGACCCAAGAAGTTACAGCTTTACTTAG
- a CDS encoding sugar-specific transcriptional regulator TrmB: MMIEDRLSDNLRLLNLTEYESKTYLALVNTGISTVKEIREFAGIPYSREYDILESLEKRGYVVVQPGRPKLYRAVHPREILSKELDIRANVIEELINILTPIYESSTKQSSFEEFIWMVKGTENIKDKLTEMLGSAREEILVLGVRPIIEKSIIAALSKARRKGVRVRVLGRVKGVEHILKEADLKYLNFEHDHSRFIMVDRKELILTSEEQTTVSCALYNKNPGCIKLYVNYFMHMWSDLEQDVAD, from the coding sequence ATGATGATTGAAGATAGACTTTCTGATAATCTCAGACTGTTGAATTTAACTGAATACGAATCCAAAACATATCTTGCTCTTGTAAATACGGGTATATCGACTGTGAAGGAGATAAGAGAATTTGCTGGCATACCATACTCAAGGGAGTATGATATTCTTGAGTCTCTGGAGAAAAGAGGTTATGTTGTTGTGCAGCCGGGCAGACCGAAGTTATACAGAGCTGTTCATCCAAGGGAGATTCTGTCAAAGGAGCTTGATATCAGGGCAAACGTTATTGAAGAACTTATTAATATACTTACTCCGATATATGAGTCTTCCACAAAACAGTCTTCCTTTGAGGAATTTATATGGATGGTTAAGGGGACGGAAAATATTAAGGATAAGCTCACTGAAATGCTTGGCAGTGCAAGAGAGGAAATTCTTGTGCTTGGTGTAAGGCCTATAATTGAGAAATCTATCATTGCTGCTCTTTCCAAGGCTAGGAGAAAAGGTGTCAGAGTGAGAGTTCTTGGAAGGGTGAAGGGTGTTGAGCATATTCTTAAGGAAGCTGACCTTAAGTATCTCAACTTTGAACACGACCACTCCCGCTTTATCATGGTGGACAGAAAAGAGCTTATCCTCACAAGTGAGGAACAGACAACTGTTAGCTGTGCTCTCTACAATAAAAATCCAGGATGTATAAAGCTGTATGTTAATTATTTTATGCATATGTGGAGTGATCTGGAGCAGGACGTAGCTGATTGA
- the tusA_3 gene encoding sulfurtransferase TusA, with amino-acid sequence MEADEVLDTSGLVCPMPILKTKQSIKKLGAGKVLKVIATDRGSKGDIPAFVRHSKTELLGMEEDDGKYIFFIKKK; translated from the coding sequence ATGGAAGCTGATGAAGTACTAGATACGAGTGGTCTTGTGTGCCCCATGCCTATATTGAAAACCAAACAGAGTATCAAAAAGCTTGGAGCCGGAAAAGTGCTCAAAGTAATAGCAACAGACAGAGGTTCAAAAGGTGATATTCCAGCTTTTGTAAGACATAGTAAGACTGAACTACTGGGAATGGAAGAGGATGATGGTAAGTATATATTCTTTATAAAGAAGAAATAA
- a CDS encoding DsrE/DsrF-like family protein gives MAEEEDKKKKICIIVTKGTLDAAYPPLILATTAASMDWEANIFFTFYGLDIINKKKYKNLKVAPIANPAMPMPVPNIIGMLPGMTGMATMMMKNMMKKANVPDIEEFINMCKEMGVKFYGCQMTLDVMGVKEEDLIPTEACIGAAAFLDIASDADVTLLV, from the coding sequence ATGGCGGAAGAGGAAGATAAGAAAAAGAAAATATGTATTATTGTGACAAAAGGTACCCTAGATGCTGCATATCCCCCATTGATTCTTGCAACTACTGCAGCAAGTATGGACTGGGAGGCTAATATATTCTTTACATTCTACGGACTTGATATAATAAACAAGAAAAAATACAAAAATCTCAAAGTAGCCCCCATAGCAAATCCGGCAATGCCTATGCCTGTACCAAATATAATCGGTATGCTACCTGGCATGACTGGTATGGCGACTATGATGATGAAGAATATGATGAAAAAAGCCAATGTACCAGATATTGAAGAATTTATAAACATGTGCAAAGAGATGGGAGTAAAATTCTATGGCTGTCAGATGACTCTGGATGTGATGGGTGTAAAGGAAGAAGACCTCATTCCGACTGAGGCCTGCATTGGAGCCGCTGCATTCCTCGATATAGCCAGTGATGCAGATGTTACCCTCCTCGTGTAA